The proteins below are encoded in one region of Apium graveolens cultivar Ventura chromosome 4, ASM990537v1, whole genome shotgun sequence:
- the LOC141721660 gene encoding putative beta-D-xylosidase 7 gives MSFHLSLLLTITFCTTLHISTESTQPPYACDSSNPLTKSYPFCKTSLSFTQRANDLVSRLTLDEKVSQLVNSAPGIPRLGIPAYEWWSEALHGITNAGKGVEFTGGIVGATSFPQVILTAASFDANLWYRIGQAIGTEARAVYNEGEATGMTFWAPNINIFRDPRWGRGQETPGEDPLVTGKYAVSFVRGIQGDSFGGGKLKDGDHLQASACCKHFTAYDLDRWHGVTRYAFDAIVTKQDLADTYQPPFQSCIQQAKASGIMCAYNRVNGVPNCADYNLLTNIARGQWNFNGYITSDCDAVSIIHDAQGYAKEPEDAVADVLKAGMDVNCGSYLQNHTKSAVMKKKLPVSQIDRALRNLFVVRMRLGLFNGNPKNLIYGNIGPNLVCTKEHLTLALEAARNGIVLLKNSAKLLPLSKTRTSSLAVIGPNANSANTLIGNYAGPPCRSITVLAAIQSYVKNTVYNKGCNAVKCTSASISEAVDIATKADHVILVMGLDQNEEREDFDRVDLVLPGLQQSLITSVAKAAKKPVILVLLCGGPVDVSFAKYNPKIGGILWAGYPGEAGGTALAEIIFGDHNPGGKLPLTWYPKDFVKVPMTDMRMRPQPSKSYPGRTYRFYTGKKVYPFGFGLSYSRYSYNIVSVTESQHYLNPLSVKQGLANSSSAQYMLVSELGTESCEKARFSATVEVQNHGEMAGKHPVLLFVKQAKHSEGMPMKQLVGFQSVALDGGQKAAVEFTLNPCKHLSVADENGQMLINAGSQHLVVGDAEYPISIILN, from the exons ATGAGCTTCCATCTCTCTCTTTTACTCACTATCACTTTCTGCACGACTCTTCACATCTCAACCGAGTCAACTCAGCCTCCTTATGCATGTGACTCGTCCaatcctctaactaagtcctaCCCGTTTTGTAAAACCTCATTATCATTCACCCAACGAGCTAATGACCTTGTTTCAAGGCTTACATTGGATGAGAAGGTGAGTCAACTCGTTAACTCGGCTCCTGGGATACCTCGACTCGGTATCCCTGCTTATGAGTGGTGGTCTGAGGCTTTGCATGGGATTACTAATGCGGGGAAAGGTGTTGAGTTTACTGGCGGGATTGTGGGGGCCACTAGCTTCCCTCAAGTTATTCTCACTGCTGCTTCTTTTGATGCAAACTTGTGGTATCGCATTGGTCAG GCAATCGGAACGGAGGCAAGAGCGGTGTACAATGAAGGAGAAGCAACGGGAATGACATTCTGGGCACCAAACATAAACATATTTAGAGACCCAAGATGGGGAAGAGGACAAGAAACACCCGGAGAAGATCCATTAGTAACTGGTAAATACGCAGTTTCGTTTGTTAGAGGAATCCAAGGAGATAGTTTCGGAGGTGGGAAGCTAAAAGATGGTGATCATCTTCAAGCATCAGCTTGTTGTAAGCATTTTACTGCTTATGATTTGGATCGGTGGCATGGGGTCACTCGTTATGCTTTTGATGCTATT GTAACAAAGCAAGACTTGGCAGATACATATCAACCACCATTTCAAAGCTGCATCCAACAAGCCAAAGCTAGTGGAATAATGTGTGCTTACAATCGTGTTAATGGTGTCCCAAATTGTGCTGATTATAATCTCCTCACTAATATTGCTCGCGGCCAGTGGAATTTTAACGG GTACATAACATCAGACTGTGATGCAGTAAGTATAATTCATGATGCTCAAGGATATGCTAAAGAACCAGAAGATGCAGTTGCTGATGTTCTCAAAGCTG GCATGGATGTAAACTGTGGTTCTTACCTACAGAACCACACCAAATCAGCAGTTATGAAGAAAAAATTACCTGTATCGCAGATTGACAGAGCCCTTCGCAACCTTTTCGTTGTTCGAATGAGGCTAGGGCTGTTCAATGGCAACCCCAAGAATCTGATTTACGGAAATATTGGTCCAAATTTAGTATGTACAAAGGAGCACTTGACTCTGGCCCTTGAAGCAGCTCGAAATGGCATTGTCCTGCTGAAAAACTCGGCAAAGCTACTTCCACTGTCAAAGACCAGAACCTCATCTTTAGCAGTGATAGGGCCTAATGCAAACTCTGCAAACACGCTTATTGGAAATTATGCAGGGCCGCCTTGCAGATCAATCACGGTGCTTGCAGCAATTCAGAGTTATGTGAAAAACACAGTCTACAACAAGGGGTGCAATGCTGTCAAATGTACATCTGCATCAATCAGTGAGGCAGTAGATATTGCCACTAAGGCTGATCATGTGATTCTTGTCATGGGTTTGGACCAAAATGAAGAGAGGGAGGACTTCGACCGTGTAGACTTGGTGCTTCCTGGGTTGCAACAGAGTCTTATCACCAGTGTTGCTAAGGCTGCGAAGAAGCCTGTGATACTAGTGCTGCTTTGTGGAGGTCCGGTCGACGTTTCATTTGCCAAATACAATCCCAAGATAGGAGGCATCTTATGGGCAGGCTACCCAGGTGAAGCAGGAGGAACTGCACTGGCAGAAATCATCTTCGGTGACCACAACCCAG GAGGAAAGTTGCCTTTAACGTGGTATCCAAAAGATTTCGTCAAAGTACCTATGACAGACATGAGAATGCGGCCTCAGCCATCAAAAAGCTATCCAGGACGCACTTACAGATTCTACACAGGCAAAAAGGTTTATCCATTTGGATTTGGCCTGAGCTACTCAAGATATTCGTACAACATCGTTTCTGTTACAGAAAGCCAACATTATTTGAATCCATTATCAGTAAAGCAAGGGCTGGCAAATTCAAGTTCAGCTCAGTACATGCTGGTTTCAGAATTAGGGACAGAGTCATGTGAGAAAGCTAGATTCTCTGCCACTGTTGAAGTTCAAAATCACGGGGAAATGGCTGGCAAGCATCCTGTTCTATTATTCGTTAAACAGGCCAAGCACAGTGAAGGAATGCCGATGAAGCAGTTGGTAGGATTTCAGAGTGTTGCTTTGGATGGAGGGCAGAAAGCAGCTGTTGAGTTTACGCTTAATCCTTGCAAGCATCTAAGTGTAGCGGATGAAAATGGTCAGATGTTAATTAATGCTGGATCTCAACATCTTGTCGTAGGAGATGCTGAATATCCAATCTCGATAATCCTAAACTAA
- the LOC141721661 gene encoding uncharacterized protein LOC141721661 isoform X2: protein MALIKIMPFIIIFILIIYEDQISTPSCKLVPGANSPEKIAGENGQNSGEDDLKVMIVANLLLLGSEAGSFNFFFRDYYLSKFFKKSFQLLKPDMLLVLGDVSARGAELTRSNWSSVIQQFHKMLGPFLDLPYHVLLGDRDIGGCSDLNSRSVSWISSNFPGLDSSGCSAFGISNTSFVSLNSVALLCGDNSLRFGVERTVEIESTELQMETEKTEQLLQVPKDITFKDFSWRENVLSSGSGPVLLLHMPLHLRPNYRQESNMYDEYPESMHWDATSTESRGLSGVGPYELWHTLPPNATEYIFQALKPRYIYDWDHLQCAHT, encoded by the exons ATGGCACTAATAAAAATCATGCCTTTCATCATTATATTCATCCTCATCATCTACGAAGACCAAATTTCAACCCCATCTTGCAAATTAGTCCCCGGTGCAAATTCGCCGGAAAAAATCGCCGGCGAAAATGGTCAGAACTCCGGTGAGGATGACTTGAAGGTTATGATTGTTGCTAATTTGCTGTTATTGGGCTCTGAAGCTGGAAGTTTCAACTTTTTCTTTAGGGATTATTACTTGTCTAAGTTCTTCAAG AAATCTTTTCAACTTTTGAAGCCTGATATGCTGCTTGTATTAGGAGATGTTTCTGCTAGAGGTGCAGAATTGACAAGAAGTAATTGGTCATCTGTAATTCAGCAGTTTCACAAAATGTTAGGGCCCTTTCTTGATCTACCATATCATGTCCTTCTTGGAGATAGGGATATTGGAGGCTGCAGTGATTTAAATTCTAGATCTGTGAGTTGGATATCTAGCAATTTTCCGGGATTGGATTCTTCTGGTTGTTCTGCATTCGGTATCAGCAACACTAGCTTTGTCTCACTTAATTCTGTAGCATTATTATGTGGAGATAACAGTCTCCGTTTTGGTGTCGAGAGAACTGTTGAAATTGAAAGTACAGAACTACAAATGGAAACCGAGAAAACCGAACAACTATTGCAGGTACCCAAAGATATTACATTTAAGGATTTTAGCTGGAGGGAAAATGTCTTGTCATCGGGATCTGGTCCTGTTCTGTTACTGCACATGCCATTGCACTTGAGGCCAAATTACCGTCAAGAAAGCAACATGTATGATGAATATCCTGAATCTATGCACTGGGATGCAACAAGTACTGAGAGCAG GGGCCTTTCCGGTGTAGGCCCGTACGAGTTGTGGCATACTCTTCCACCAAATGCAACTGAGTACATCTTTCAAGCTCTAAAGCCAAGGTACATCTATGACTGG GATCATCTTCAGTGCGCACACACATAA
- the LOC141721661 gene encoding uncharacterized protein LOC141721661 isoform X1 produces MALIKIMPFIIIFILIIYEDQISTPSCKLVPGANSPEKIAGENGQNSGEDDLKVMIVANLLLLGSEAGSFNFFFRDYYLSKFFKKSFQLLKPDMLLVLGDVSARGAELTRSNWSSVIQQFHKMLGPFLDLPYHVLLGDRDIGGCSDLNSRSVSWISSNFPGLDSSGCSAFGISNTSFVSLNSVALLCGDNSLRFGVERTVEIESTELQMETEKTEQLLQVPKDITFKDFSWRENVLSSGSGPVLLLHMPLHLRPNYRQESNMYDEYPESMHWDATSTESRGLSGVGPYELWHTLPPNATEYIFQALKPRIIFSAHTHKFCDRTHYDGTREITVPAMSWEAIDDPGFVVASFKSDRKSVSVSHCLLAKESSVIFTCTSILVLTILSLFVTHSPSQTNSLS; encoded by the exons ATGGCACTAATAAAAATCATGCCTTTCATCATTATATTCATCCTCATCATCTACGAAGACCAAATTTCAACCCCATCTTGCAAATTAGTCCCCGGTGCAAATTCGCCGGAAAAAATCGCCGGCGAAAATGGTCAGAACTCCGGTGAGGATGACTTGAAGGTTATGATTGTTGCTAATTTGCTGTTATTGGGCTCTGAAGCTGGAAGTTTCAACTTTTTCTTTAGGGATTATTACTTGTCTAAGTTCTTCAAG AAATCTTTTCAACTTTTGAAGCCTGATATGCTGCTTGTATTAGGAGATGTTTCTGCTAGAGGTGCAGAATTGACAAGAAGTAATTGGTCATCTGTAATTCAGCAGTTTCACAAAATGTTAGGGCCCTTTCTTGATCTACCATATCATGTCCTTCTTGGAGATAGGGATATTGGAGGCTGCAGTGATTTAAATTCTAGATCTGTGAGTTGGATATCTAGCAATTTTCCGGGATTGGATTCTTCTGGTTGTTCTGCATTCGGTATCAGCAACACTAGCTTTGTCTCACTTAATTCTGTAGCATTATTATGTGGAGATAACAGTCTCCGTTTTGGTGTCGAGAGAACTGTTGAAATTGAAAGTACAGAACTACAAATGGAAACCGAGAAAACCGAACAACTATTGCAGGTACCCAAAGATATTACATTTAAGGATTTTAGCTGGAGGGAAAATGTCTTGTCATCGGGATCTGGTCCTGTTCTGTTACTGCACATGCCATTGCACTTGAGGCCAAATTACCGTCAAGAAAGCAACATGTATGATGAATATCCTGAATCTATGCACTGGGATGCAACAAGTACTGAGAGCAG GGGCCTTTCCGGTGTAGGCCCGTACGAGTTGTGGCATACTCTTCCACCAAATGCAACTGAGTACATCTTTCAAGCTCTAAAGCCAAG GATCATCTTCAGTGCGCACACACATAAGTTCTGTGATCGAACTCATTATGATGGAACGCGTGAGATAACTGTTCCAGCCATGTCATGGGAGGCCATTGATGATCCTGGTTTTGTTGTTGCATCTTTTAAAAGTGATAGAAAATCGGTATCTGTAAGCCATTGTTTACTTGCTAAGGAATCTAGTGTAATATTTACTTGTACTTCTATTCTAGTCTTGACTATATTGTCTCTGTTTGTAACACACTCACCCTCTCAAACAAATTCATTAAGTTAA